The proteins below come from a single Garra rufa chromosome 25, GarRuf1.0, whole genome shotgun sequence genomic window:
- the LOC141302091 gene encoding dnaJ homolog subfamily C member 24-like gives MADSSGPQKDWYSILGACPTDDIQELKQKYQKLILMFHPDKQRPDISEGEAEQHLQRFIDVDQAWKILSNEESRKEYNFQLRANELKQSWPVDAHITLDDMNLDCDTECYTYSCRCGGEFILEKDDLQEMETVVCCDSCSLSIEVKKVT, from the exons ATGGCAGATTCCAGTGGTCCACAGAAAGACTGGTACTCAATACTGGGTGCCTGTCCAACAGATGACATACAGGAGTTAAAACAGAAGTATCAGAAGCTTATCCTCATG TTTCACCCGGACAAGCAGAGGCCGGACATATCAGAAGGTGAAGCGGAGCAGCACCTGCAGAGATTCATTGACGTCGATCAGGCTTGGAAGATCTTGAGTAATGAGGAGAGCAGGAAGGAGTACAACTTCCAGCTGCGGG CAAATGAACTGAAACAGAGCTGGCCAGTGGACGCTCACATAACCCTCGATGACATGAATTTGGATTGTG ACACTGAGTGTTATACATACAGCTGCCGCTGTGGAGGAGAATTCATCTTAGAGAAGGACGACTTACAAGAAATGGAAACAGTTGTGTGCTGCGATTCCTGTTCGCTCAGCATTGAAGTTAAGAAGGTTACATGA